Sequence from the Longimicrobium sp. genome:
CTGCGCGTCCGGCGTGACGGTGGTGAACATCGACAACGGGTTCGGCGCGGCGGTCGCGGCCGCGCGCATCAACCTCCTGACCTCGTCCTGACGATCTCCAGCGCCAACCGCTTCCCGGTGCCGATCCTCGTGGCGGGCGTGGCCTACCTGGCCGCGCTCCTCGCTCCGCGCTGGCTTCCGGAATGGGGCGCGTGGGCCGCGGTGCCCGTGCTGGCGGGGATCGCGGCGTGGGCGTACACCCGTGTCCCCCGCGCCTTTGCCGTCCTTGCCGCCTGGCCCGCGATCCACCTGCTGCTGCTCGCCACGGGCTCGCTCGCCTCGCCGCTGATCGCGCTGGCGGGCGTCTGGGCGTACCTCCTGCTGCGCGAGCGGGAGGATTGGACGCGCCCCGCGGCCGCCGCCGCCGCGCTCCTTGTGCCGTTCGTGGCGTGGCTGTTCGGGGGAACGGTGGCGTGGATGGATCTCCTTCGCCACGCGCTGGTGATGGGTGCCGGCGGGGCGCTCGCACTCGTCTCCGTACCCGCGCGCCGCGCTTCGGCGGACCCGGAGGCGCCCGCCAGAAAGGCCGCGCGCACCGAGGCCGCCGTGTCCGACGCGGAGCTGACGGAGGCGGCGATGGAGCTGGTGCGCCGCGCGACGGACGCGCAGGAGGCCGCGCTCTGGAAGATGGATGCGGACGAAGGCACCGCCCAGCTCCGCGCCCGCGCCGCTCCCGACGGCCTCGCCGAGCCCGAGCCGCGCGTCTCGCTGGAGGGGCATCCCTTCCGCTGGGCGATCGACGAGCAGATGCCCGTCCACCTCCAGCGCGGCCGGCGCGACCTGCCTTCGCCCTGGGCCGCGGAGATGCTCCTCGTTCCCGTGGAGCTCCCGCTGGGCGTCCTGGCGCTCGCTTACCCCGGCGTCGTCCCCCCCGGCGCCGAGGCGACCGCGCTGGCGGCGGCGAAGCACCTCTCCGCCCTCGTCTCGCTCCTGCGCATGCGGGCCGACTCGTCGCGCTCCGAGGCGCGCACGGCCGCGCTGCGGACTGCCGTCCTGGCGCTCCCGGGGGAGTTGGAGCTGGAGCCATTCGCGCGGCAGCTGGCCGAAGCGGTGCGCGCAGGATTGGGCGCGGAAGGCGCGGCGGTGGCGCTGGCCCCCGGCGTGAGCGGTCCGTTCGGGCGCATCCTGCACATCGCGGCGGAGACGGGCCGCGCCCCCCGCGCCGCCGCCGAGTTCGGGGACGGCGATTCGCGGGTGGCGCTCAGCATCAAGCACGGCGTGGACCTGTCGTACCGCGACCTGCGCGGCGAGAGCGAGCTGCTGCCGCTCCTGGCGCCCGGCGAGATGTGGGTGTCGCCGCCGCGCTCCGCCGCCGTCATCCCCCTGGTAGCGGACGGGGAGCCGCTGGGGGCCGTCGCGGCGTGGCACCCGGACCCGGCCCGCTTCGGGCCCAAGGAGATGGAGCTGCTGCGAGACCTGCGCTCCATCGCGCCTCCTCCGCTGCGCGGCGGTCTGAAGCTGGACCGCGTGGAGCAGCTCGCCGCCACCGATTCGCTCAC
This genomic interval carries:
- a CDS encoding sensor domain-containing diguanylate cyclase, encoding MPILVAGVAYLAALLAPRWLPEWGAWAAVPVLAGIAAWAYTRVPRAFAVLAAWPAIHLLLLATGSLASPLIALAGVWAYLLLREREDWTRPAAAAAALLVPFVAWLFGGTVAWMDLLRHALVMGAGGALALVSVPARRASADPEAPARKAARTEAAVSDAELTEAAMELVRRATDAQEAALWKMDADEGTAQLRARAAPDGLAEPEPRVSLEGHPFRWAIDEQMPVHLQRGRRDLPSPWAAEMLLVPVELPLGVLALAYPGVVPPGAEATALAAAKHLSALVSLLRMRADSSRSEARTAALRTAVLALPGELELEPFARQLAEAVRAGLGAEGAAVALAPGVSGPFGRILHIAAETGRAPRAAAEFGDGDSRVALSIKHGVDLSYRDLRGESELLPLLAPGEMWVSPPRSAAVIPLVADGEPLGAVAAWHPDPARFGPKEMELLRDLRSIAPPPLRGGLKLDRVEQLAATDSLTGLPNRSTFESRASTAAAYFDRYARPFSMLMLDVDFFKKFNDTHGHEVGDRVLKHVADLLRAGVRDVDLPARLGGEEFVVLMPETSLKQAGDAAERIRRSIEARPLIFGGQPLRITASVGVAACPECTPAAADLLKLADEALYRAKAGGRNRVMLAPKAGRAPEVEM